A genome region from Arachis duranensis cultivar V14167 chromosome 8, aradu.V14167.gnm2.J7QH, whole genome shotgun sequence includes the following:
- the LOC107462815 gene encoding uncharacterized protein LOC107462815 isoform X1 has product MAVAAFKSSSRRGNRNQNHSNSTSATSARSSRQESRTNAPIRRSRSVSAFSRGSSDISTEFLNKRDNPLFCSATPSLPPGNDDAQPPPSSVLLEASDFDRPTPSASDPNNKAFGARGRHVTRNVDAKGGSWSSSTGRSLSRSDAGRRTRSASQCPASRRPWSYSTSESETDALDSSDLRFVESNRKGGLFGSDSGMVDQVRDLRRWSSQHSSTKVSDSFAATLSSLETQRCADAVSMVSSGYGSDVKTIKAVSEKMSVQGGPLVTSDVYETVRSEVRRAISEIQTDLESAIQRSNATAIAVTNIADIPPCLVNPDAEELVFEIRREYAQKLEETLSYMQSQERARNLRANLAVEEHCGQELDRILKEVLPYPKTPNVQKSHPTRKNSIERRRMSKRLAEDAKAYFDECVSLSTFDSSDFSSQDDPPVTSVGPPIPSDSYECLLQESASHGQLISRNYDVSQPCTVIDTAGSPESSCKSRFSFSQKSPESSGLADDIQQYIKMFEKNVLRSPNMRSGYHDIREYSYQSPTESLLVDRVILKNRIEAGGLLLCSGGSILWSKYCGIGI; this is encoded by the exons ATGGCCGTTGCAGCATTCAAATCATCCTCCAGAAGAGGAAACCGAAACCAAAACCATTCAAATTCCACCTCCGCAACTTCTGCCAGATCCTCCCGCCAGGAATCACGAACCAATGCCCCCATTCGAAGGTCAAGGAGCGTAAGCGCGTTTTCCAGGGGCAGTTCGGACATTTCCACTGAATTCCTCAACAAGAGAGACAACCCTCTCTTCTGCAGCGCCACCCCTTCATTACCACCCGGTAACGACGACGCCCAACCGCCGCCCAGCTCAGTTCTTCTAGAAGCCTCCGATTTCGACAGACCCACACCATCTGCTTCCGATCCCAATAACAAGGCCTTCGGTGCACGTGGCCGTCACGTGACGCGAAATGTTGATGCCAAAGGAGGGTCGTGGTCCTCGTCAACGGGTCGGAGCTTGTCGAGATCGGATGCGGGTCGCCGCACTCGATCGGCTTCTCAATGTCCGGCTTCGAGGCGGCCATGGAGTTATTCAACTTCTGAG AGCGAAACTGATGCTTTAGATAGCAGTGATCTGAGGTTTGTTGAGAGTAATAGAAAAGGTGGTTTGTTTGGAAGTGATAGTGGTATGGTGGATCAAGTGAGAGATCTGCGCAGGTGGTCTAGTCAGCATTCATCTACCAAGGTTTCTGACTCTTTTGCTGCAACTTTG TCTAGCTTGGAAACTCAGAGGTGTGCAGATGCAGTTTCTATGGTGAGCTCTGGATATGGATCTGATGTGAAAACTATCAAAGCTGTTAGTGAAAAGATG TCAGTACAAGGAGGTCCGCTGGTAACCAGTGATGTATACGAGACAGTTCGCTCTGAAGTGAGGCGTGCTATTTCTGAGATTCAGACTGATCTTGAGAGT GCTATCCAAAGGAGTAATGCCACTGCTATTGCTGTTACCAACATAGCTGATATTCCTCCTTGCTTGGTAAACCCGGATGCGGAAGAATTGGTTTTTGAGATCAGAAGAGAGTATGCCCAAAAGCTTGAAGAG ACCTTGTCATACATGCAGTCCCAGGAGCGAGCTAGAAATCTTAGAGCAAACCTGGCTGTTGAAGAACATTGTGGACAGGAACTGGACAGAATCTTGAAAGAAGTTTTACCTTATCCAAAGACCCCTAATGTGCAGAAGTCTCATCCAACAAGAAAG AATAGCATAGAAAGAAGGCGGATGTCAAAACGTCTTGCAGAAGATGCAAAGGCTTATTTTGATGAGTGTGTTTCGCTATCAACATTTGATAGTTCAGACTTCTCATCACAAGATGATCCTCCCGTCACTTCCGTGGGGCCCCCTATTCCATCTGATAGTTATGAATGTTTACTCCAG GAATCAGCTTCTCATGGACAATTGATTAGTAGAAACTATGACGTTTCACAACCATGTACCGTCATTGATACTGCTGGCTCCCCGGAATCAAGTTGCAAATCTCGCTTCTCATTTTCACAGAAATCACCTGAGAGTTCTGGATTGGCAGATGACATCCAACAATACATAAAGATGTTTGAAAAGAATGTATTAAGGTCACCAAATATGAGATCAGGTTATCATGACATTCGTGAATACAGTTATCAATCTCCAACGGAGAGTTTGTTGGTTGATAGGGTGATACTAAAAAACAGAATTGAGGCTGGTGGTTTGCTGCTTTGTAGTGGCGGTAGTATATTATGGTCAAAATATTGTGGGATAGGAATTTGA
- the LOC107462815 gene encoding uncharacterized protein LOC107462815 isoform X2 gives MAVAAFKSSSRRGNRNQNHSNSTSATSARSSRQESRTNAPIRRSRSVSAFSRGSSDISTEFLNKRDNPLFCSATPSLPPGNDDAQPPPSSVLLEASDFDRPTPSASDPNNKAFGARGRHVTRNVDAKGGSWSSSTGRSLSRSDAGRRTRSASQCPASRRPWSYSTSESETDALDSSDLRFVESNRKGGLFGSDSGMVDQVRDLRRWSSQHSSTKVSDSFAATLSSLETQRCADAVSMVSSGYGSDVKTIKAVSEKMSVQGGPLVTSDVYETVRSEVRRAISEIQTDLESAIQRSNATAIAVTNIADIPPCLVNPDAEELVFEIRREYAQKLEESQERARNLRANLAVEEHCGQELDRILKEVLPYPKTPNVQKSHPTRKNSIERRRMSKRLAEDAKAYFDECVSLSTFDSSDFSSQDDPPVTSVGPPIPSDSYECLLQESASHGQLISRNYDVSQPCTVIDTAGSPESSCKSRFSFSQKSPESSGLADDIQQYIKMFEKNVLRSPNMRSGYHDIREYSYQSPTESLLVDRVILKNRIEAGGLLLCSGGSILWSKYCGIGI, from the exons ATGGCCGTTGCAGCATTCAAATCATCCTCCAGAAGAGGAAACCGAAACCAAAACCATTCAAATTCCACCTCCGCAACTTCTGCCAGATCCTCCCGCCAGGAATCACGAACCAATGCCCCCATTCGAAGGTCAAGGAGCGTAAGCGCGTTTTCCAGGGGCAGTTCGGACATTTCCACTGAATTCCTCAACAAGAGAGACAACCCTCTCTTCTGCAGCGCCACCCCTTCATTACCACCCGGTAACGACGACGCCCAACCGCCGCCCAGCTCAGTTCTTCTAGAAGCCTCCGATTTCGACAGACCCACACCATCTGCTTCCGATCCCAATAACAAGGCCTTCGGTGCACGTGGCCGTCACGTGACGCGAAATGTTGATGCCAAAGGAGGGTCGTGGTCCTCGTCAACGGGTCGGAGCTTGTCGAGATCGGATGCGGGTCGCCGCACTCGATCGGCTTCTCAATGTCCGGCTTCGAGGCGGCCATGGAGTTATTCAACTTCTGAG AGCGAAACTGATGCTTTAGATAGCAGTGATCTGAGGTTTGTTGAGAGTAATAGAAAAGGTGGTTTGTTTGGAAGTGATAGTGGTATGGTGGATCAAGTGAGAGATCTGCGCAGGTGGTCTAGTCAGCATTCATCTACCAAGGTTTCTGACTCTTTTGCTGCAACTTTG TCTAGCTTGGAAACTCAGAGGTGTGCAGATGCAGTTTCTATGGTGAGCTCTGGATATGGATCTGATGTGAAAACTATCAAAGCTGTTAGTGAAAAGATG TCAGTACAAGGAGGTCCGCTGGTAACCAGTGATGTATACGAGACAGTTCGCTCTGAAGTGAGGCGTGCTATTTCTGAGATTCAGACTGATCTTGAGAGT GCTATCCAAAGGAGTAATGCCACTGCTATTGCTGTTACCAACATAGCTGATATTCCTCCTTGCTTGGTAAACCCGGATGCGGAAGAATTGGTTTTTGAGATCAGAAGAGAGTATGCCCAAAAGCTTGAAGAG TCCCAGGAGCGAGCTAGAAATCTTAGAGCAAACCTGGCTGTTGAAGAACATTGTGGACAGGAACTGGACAGAATCTTGAAAGAAGTTTTACCTTATCCAAAGACCCCTAATGTGCAGAAGTCTCATCCAACAAGAAAG AATAGCATAGAAAGAAGGCGGATGTCAAAACGTCTTGCAGAAGATGCAAAGGCTTATTTTGATGAGTGTGTTTCGCTATCAACATTTGATAGTTCAGACTTCTCATCACAAGATGATCCTCCCGTCACTTCCGTGGGGCCCCCTATTCCATCTGATAGTTATGAATGTTTACTCCAG GAATCAGCTTCTCATGGACAATTGATTAGTAGAAACTATGACGTTTCACAACCATGTACCGTCATTGATACTGCTGGCTCCCCGGAATCAAGTTGCAAATCTCGCTTCTCATTTTCACAGAAATCACCTGAGAGTTCTGGATTGGCAGATGACATCCAACAATACATAAAGATGTTTGAAAAGAATGTATTAAGGTCACCAAATATGAGATCAGGTTATCATGACATTCGTGAATACAGTTATCAATCTCCAACGGAGAGTTTGTTGGTTGATAGGGTGATACTAAAAAACAGAATTGAGGCTGGTGGTTTGCTGCTTTGTAGTGGCGGTAGTATATTATGGTCAAAATATTGTGGGATAGGAATTTGA
- the LOC107462815 gene encoding uncharacterized protein LOC107462815 isoform X3, producing the protein MAVAAFKSSSRRGNRNQNHSNSTSATSARSSRQESRTNAPIRRSRSVSAFSRGSSDISTEFLNKRDNPLFCSATPSLPPGNDDAQPPPSSVLLEASDFDRPTPSASDPNNKAFGARGRHVTRNVDAKGGSWSSSTGRSLSRSDAGRRTRSASQCPASRRPWSYSTSESETDALDSSDLRFVESNRKGGLFGSDSGMVDQVRDLRRWSSQHSSTKSSLETQRCADAVSMVSSGYGSDVKTIKAVSEKMSVQGGPLVTSDVYETVRSEVRRAISEIQTDLESAIQRSNATAIAVTNIADIPPCLVNPDAEELVFEIRREYAQKLEETLSYMQSQERARNLRANLAVEEHCGQELDRILKEVLPYPKTPNVQKSHPTRKNSIERRRMSKRLAEDAKAYFDECVSLSTFDSSDFSSQDDPPVTSVGPPIPSDSYECLLQESASHGQLISRNYDVSQPCTVIDTAGSPESSCKSRFSFSQKSPESSGLADDIQQYIKMFEKNVLRSPNMRSGYHDIREYSYQSPTESLLVDRVILKNRIEAGGLLLCSGGSILWSKYCGIGI; encoded by the exons ATGGCCGTTGCAGCATTCAAATCATCCTCCAGAAGAGGAAACCGAAACCAAAACCATTCAAATTCCACCTCCGCAACTTCTGCCAGATCCTCCCGCCAGGAATCACGAACCAATGCCCCCATTCGAAGGTCAAGGAGCGTAAGCGCGTTTTCCAGGGGCAGTTCGGACATTTCCACTGAATTCCTCAACAAGAGAGACAACCCTCTCTTCTGCAGCGCCACCCCTTCATTACCACCCGGTAACGACGACGCCCAACCGCCGCCCAGCTCAGTTCTTCTAGAAGCCTCCGATTTCGACAGACCCACACCATCTGCTTCCGATCCCAATAACAAGGCCTTCGGTGCACGTGGCCGTCACGTGACGCGAAATGTTGATGCCAAAGGAGGGTCGTGGTCCTCGTCAACGGGTCGGAGCTTGTCGAGATCGGATGCGGGTCGCCGCACTCGATCGGCTTCTCAATGTCCGGCTTCGAGGCGGCCATGGAGTTATTCAACTTCTGAG AGCGAAACTGATGCTTTAGATAGCAGTGATCTGAGGTTTGTTGAGAGTAATAGAAAAGGTGGTTTGTTTGGAAGTGATAGTGGTATGGTGGATCAAGTGAGAGATCTGCGCAGGTGGTCTAGTCAGCATTCATCTACCAAG TCTAGCTTGGAAACTCAGAGGTGTGCAGATGCAGTTTCTATGGTGAGCTCTGGATATGGATCTGATGTGAAAACTATCAAAGCTGTTAGTGAAAAGATG TCAGTACAAGGAGGTCCGCTGGTAACCAGTGATGTATACGAGACAGTTCGCTCTGAAGTGAGGCGTGCTATTTCTGAGATTCAGACTGATCTTGAGAGT GCTATCCAAAGGAGTAATGCCACTGCTATTGCTGTTACCAACATAGCTGATATTCCTCCTTGCTTGGTAAACCCGGATGCGGAAGAATTGGTTTTTGAGATCAGAAGAGAGTATGCCCAAAAGCTTGAAGAG ACCTTGTCATACATGCAGTCCCAGGAGCGAGCTAGAAATCTTAGAGCAAACCTGGCTGTTGAAGAACATTGTGGACAGGAACTGGACAGAATCTTGAAAGAAGTTTTACCTTATCCAAAGACCCCTAATGTGCAGAAGTCTCATCCAACAAGAAAG AATAGCATAGAAAGAAGGCGGATGTCAAAACGTCTTGCAGAAGATGCAAAGGCTTATTTTGATGAGTGTGTTTCGCTATCAACATTTGATAGTTCAGACTTCTCATCACAAGATGATCCTCCCGTCACTTCCGTGGGGCCCCCTATTCCATCTGATAGTTATGAATGTTTACTCCAG GAATCAGCTTCTCATGGACAATTGATTAGTAGAAACTATGACGTTTCACAACCATGTACCGTCATTGATACTGCTGGCTCCCCGGAATCAAGTTGCAAATCTCGCTTCTCATTTTCACAGAAATCACCTGAGAGTTCTGGATTGGCAGATGACATCCAACAATACATAAAGATGTTTGAAAAGAATGTATTAAGGTCACCAAATATGAGATCAGGTTATCATGACATTCGTGAATACAGTTATCAATCTCCAACGGAGAGTTTGTTGGTTGATAGGGTGATACTAAAAAACAGAATTGAGGCTGGTGGTTTGCTGCTTTGTAGTGGCGGTAGTATATTATGGTCAAAATATTGTGGGATAGGAATTTGA
- the LOC107462815 gene encoding uncharacterized protein LOC107462815 isoform X7, with the protein MAVAAFKSSSRRGNRNQNHSNSTSATSARSSRQESRTNAPIRRSRSVSAFSRGSSDISTEFLNKRDNPLFCSATPSLPPGNDDAQPPPSSVLLEASDFDRPTPSASDPNNKAFGARGRHVTRNVDAKGGSWSSSTGRSLSRSDAGRRTRSASQCPASRRPWSYSTSESETDALDSSDLRFVESNRKGGLFGSDSGMVDQVRDLRRWSSQHSSTKVSDSFAATLSSLETQRCADAVSMVSSGYGSDVKTIKAVSEKMSVQGGPLVTSDVYETVRSEVRRAISEIQTDLESAIQRSNATAIAVTNIADIPPCLVNPDAEELVFEIRREYAQKLEETLSYMQSQERARNLRANLAVEEHCGQELDRILKEVLPYPKTPNVQKSHPTRKVPLTATTRHTTNKQILAWNHRGAGGKAFPSLIIDIKKEYHPSFLILLETHGEWTKGSVGGLIAYMLLKLLTICVYIYN; encoded by the exons ATGGCCGTTGCAGCATTCAAATCATCCTCCAGAAGAGGAAACCGAAACCAAAACCATTCAAATTCCACCTCCGCAACTTCTGCCAGATCCTCCCGCCAGGAATCACGAACCAATGCCCCCATTCGAAGGTCAAGGAGCGTAAGCGCGTTTTCCAGGGGCAGTTCGGACATTTCCACTGAATTCCTCAACAAGAGAGACAACCCTCTCTTCTGCAGCGCCACCCCTTCATTACCACCCGGTAACGACGACGCCCAACCGCCGCCCAGCTCAGTTCTTCTAGAAGCCTCCGATTTCGACAGACCCACACCATCTGCTTCCGATCCCAATAACAAGGCCTTCGGTGCACGTGGCCGTCACGTGACGCGAAATGTTGATGCCAAAGGAGGGTCGTGGTCCTCGTCAACGGGTCGGAGCTTGTCGAGATCGGATGCGGGTCGCCGCACTCGATCGGCTTCTCAATGTCCGGCTTCGAGGCGGCCATGGAGTTATTCAACTTCTGAG AGCGAAACTGATGCTTTAGATAGCAGTGATCTGAGGTTTGTTGAGAGTAATAGAAAAGGTGGTTTGTTTGGAAGTGATAGTGGTATGGTGGATCAAGTGAGAGATCTGCGCAGGTGGTCTAGTCAGCATTCATCTACCAAGGTTTCTGACTCTTTTGCTGCAACTTTG TCTAGCTTGGAAACTCAGAGGTGTGCAGATGCAGTTTCTATGGTGAGCTCTGGATATGGATCTGATGTGAAAACTATCAAAGCTGTTAGTGAAAAGATG TCAGTACAAGGAGGTCCGCTGGTAACCAGTGATGTATACGAGACAGTTCGCTCTGAAGTGAGGCGTGCTATTTCTGAGATTCAGACTGATCTTGAGAGT GCTATCCAAAGGAGTAATGCCACTGCTATTGCTGTTACCAACATAGCTGATATTCCTCCTTGCTTGGTAAACCCGGATGCGGAAGAATTGGTTTTTGAGATCAGAAGAGAGTATGCCCAAAAGCTTGAAGAG ACCTTGTCATACATGCAGTCCCAGGAGCGAGCTAGAAATCTTAGAGCAAACCTGGCTGTTGAAGAACATTGTGGACAGGAACTGGACAGAATCTTGAAAGAAGTTTTACCTTATCCAAAGACCCCTAATGTGCAGAAGTCTCATCCAACAAGAAAG GTTCCATTGACTGCCACAACAAGGCACACAACTAATAAGCAAATTTTAGCATGGAATCACAGAGGGGCTGGTGGTAAAGCCTTTCCATCCCTGATTATAGATATAAAAAAGGAATACCATCCGAGCTTCCTTATTCTTTTAGAAACTCATGGGGAGTGGACAAAAGGGTCAGTTGGTGGTTTGATAGCTTACATGTTATTGAAGCTGCTGACCATTTGTGTCTATATCTATAATTGA
- the LOC107462815 gene encoding uncharacterized protein LOC107462815 isoform X8 has product MAVAAFKSSSRRGNRNQNHSNSTSATSARSSRQESRTNAPIRRSRSVSAFSRGSSDISTEFLNKRDNPLFCSATPSLPPGNDDAQPPPSSVLLEASDFDRPTPSASDPNNKAFGARGRHVTRNVDAKGGSWSSSTGRSLSRSDAGRRTRSASQCPASRRPWSYSTSESETDALDSSDLRFVESNRKGGLFGSDSGMVDQVRDLRRWSSQHSSTKVSDSFAATLSSLETQRCADAVSMVSSGYGSDVKTIKAVSEKMSVQGGPLVTSDVYETVRSEVRRAISEIQTDLESAIQRSNATAIAVTNIADIPPCLVNPDAEELVFEIRREYAQKLEETLSYMQSQERARNLRANLAVEEHCGQELDRILKEVLPYPKTPNVQKSHPTRKVPLTATTRHTTNKQILAWNHRGAGVGDRIA; this is encoded by the exons ATGGCCGTTGCAGCATTCAAATCATCCTCCAGAAGAGGAAACCGAAACCAAAACCATTCAAATTCCACCTCCGCAACTTCTGCCAGATCCTCCCGCCAGGAATCACGAACCAATGCCCCCATTCGAAGGTCAAGGAGCGTAAGCGCGTTTTCCAGGGGCAGTTCGGACATTTCCACTGAATTCCTCAACAAGAGAGACAACCCTCTCTTCTGCAGCGCCACCCCTTCATTACCACCCGGTAACGACGACGCCCAACCGCCGCCCAGCTCAGTTCTTCTAGAAGCCTCCGATTTCGACAGACCCACACCATCTGCTTCCGATCCCAATAACAAGGCCTTCGGTGCACGTGGCCGTCACGTGACGCGAAATGTTGATGCCAAAGGAGGGTCGTGGTCCTCGTCAACGGGTCGGAGCTTGTCGAGATCGGATGCGGGTCGCCGCACTCGATCGGCTTCTCAATGTCCGGCTTCGAGGCGGCCATGGAGTTATTCAACTTCTGAG AGCGAAACTGATGCTTTAGATAGCAGTGATCTGAGGTTTGTTGAGAGTAATAGAAAAGGTGGTTTGTTTGGAAGTGATAGTGGTATGGTGGATCAAGTGAGAGATCTGCGCAGGTGGTCTAGTCAGCATTCATCTACCAAGGTTTCTGACTCTTTTGCTGCAACTTTG TCTAGCTTGGAAACTCAGAGGTGTGCAGATGCAGTTTCTATGGTGAGCTCTGGATATGGATCTGATGTGAAAACTATCAAAGCTGTTAGTGAAAAGATG TCAGTACAAGGAGGTCCGCTGGTAACCAGTGATGTATACGAGACAGTTCGCTCTGAAGTGAGGCGTGCTATTTCTGAGATTCAGACTGATCTTGAGAGT GCTATCCAAAGGAGTAATGCCACTGCTATTGCTGTTACCAACATAGCTGATATTCCTCCTTGCTTGGTAAACCCGGATGCGGAAGAATTGGTTTTTGAGATCAGAAGAGAGTATGCCCAAAAGCTTGAAGAG ACCTTGTCATACATGCAGTCCCAGGAGCGAGCTAGAAATCTTAGAGCAAACCTGGCTGTTGAAGAACATTGTGGACAGGAACTGGACAGAATCTTGAAAGAAGTTTTACCTTATCCAAAGACCCCTAATGTGCAGAAGTCTCATCCAACAAGAAAG GTTCCATTGACTGCCACAACAAGGCACACAACTAATAAGCAAATTTTAGCATGGAATCACAGAGGGGCTGGTG TTGGTGACAGAATAGCATAG
- the LOC107462815 gene encoding uncharacterized protein LOC107462815 isoform X4, protein MAVAAFKSSSRRGNRNQNHSNSTSATSARSSRQESRTNAPIRRSRSVSAFSRGSSDISTEFLNKRDNPLFCSATPSLPPGNDDAQPPPSSVLLEASDFDRPTPSASDPNNKAFGARGRHVTRNVDAKGGSWSSSTGRSLSRSDAGRRTRSASQCPASRRPWSYSTSESETDALDSSDLRFVESNRKGGLFGSDSGMVDQVRDLRRWSSQHSSTKVSDSFAATLSSLETQRCADAVSMSVQGGPLVTSDVYETVRSEVRRAISEIQTDLESAIQRSNATAIAVTNIADIPPCLVNPDAEELVFEIRREYAQKLEETLSYMQSQERARNLRANLAVEEHCGQELDRILKEVLPYPKTPNVQKSHPTRKNSIERRRMSKRLAEDAKAYFDECVSLSTFDSSDFSSQDDPPVTSVGPPIPSDSYECLLQESASHGQLISRNYDVSQPCTVIDTAGSPESSCKSRFSFSQKSPESSGLADDIQQYIKMFEKNVLRSPNMRSGYHDIREYSYQSPTESLLVDRVILKNRIEAGGLLLCSGGSILWSKYCGIGI, encoded by the exons ATGGCCGTTGCAGCATTCAAATCATCCTCCAGAAGAGGAAACCGAAACCAAAACCATTCAAATTCCACCTCCGCAACTTCTGCCAGATCCTCCCGCCAGGAATCACGAACCAATGCCCCCATTCGAAGGTCAAGGAGCGTAAGCGCGTTTTCCAGGGGCAGTTCGGACATTTCCACTGAATTCCTCAACAAGAGAGACAACCCTCTCTTCTGCAGCGCCACCCCTTCATTACCACCCGGTAACGACGACGCCCAACCGCCGCCCAGCTCAGTTCTTCTAGAAGCCTCCGATTTCGACAGACCCACACCATCTGCTTCCGATCCCAATAACAAGGCCTTCGGTGCACGTGGCCGTCACGTGACGCGAAATGTTGATGCCAAAGGAGGGTCGTGGTCCTCGTCAACGGGTCGGAGCTTGTCGAGATCGGATGCGGGTCGCCGCACTCGATCGGCTTCTCAATGTCCGGCTTCGAGGCGGCCATGGAGTTATTCAACTTCTGAG AGCGAAACTGATGCTTTAGATAGCAGTGATCTGAGGTTTGTTGAGAGTAATAGAAAAGGTGGTTTGTTTGGAAGTGATAGTGGTATGGTGGATCAAGTGAGAGATCTGCGCAGGTGGTCTAGTCAGCATTCATCTACCAAGGTTTCTGACTCTTTTGCTGCAACTTTG TCTAGCTTGGAAACTCAGAGGTGTGCAGATGCAGTTTCTATG TCAGTACAAGGAGGTCCGCTGGTAACCAGTGATGTATACGAGACAGTTCGCTCTGAAGTGAGGCGTGCTATTTCTGAGATTCAGACTGATCTTGAGAGT GCTATCCAAAGGAGTAATGCCACTGCTATTGCTGTTACCAACATAGCTGATATTCCTCCTTGCTTGGTAAACCCGGATGCGGAAGAATTGGTTTTTGAGATCAGAAGAGAGTATGCCCAAAAGCTTGAAGAG ACCTTGTCATACATGCAGTCCCAGGAGCGAGCTAGAAATCTTAGAGCAAACCTGGCTGTTGAAGAACATTGTGGACAGGAACTGGACAGAATCTTGAAAGAAGTTTTACCTTATCCAAAGACCCCTAATGTGCAGAAGTCTCATCCAACAAGAAAG AATAGCATAGAAAGAAGGCGGATGTCAAAACGTCTTGCAGAAGATGCAAAGGCTTATTTTGATGAGTGTGTTTCGCTATCAACATTTGATAGTTCAGACTTCTCATCACAAGATGATCCTCCCGTCACTTCCGTGGGGCCCCCTATTCCATCTGATAGTTATGAATGTTTACTCCAG GAATCAGCTTCTCATGGACAATTGATTAGTAGAAACTATGACGTTTCACAACCATGTACCGTCATTGATACTGCTGGCTCCCCGGAATCAAGTTGCAAATCTCGCTTCTCATTTTCACAGAAATCACCTGAGAGTTCTGGATTGGCAGATGACATCCAACAATACATAAAGATGTTTGAAAAGAATGTATTAAGGTCACCAAATATGAGATCAGGTTATCATGACATTCGTGAATACAGTTATCAATCTCCAACGGAGAGTTTGTTGGTTGATAGGGTGATACTAAAAAACAGAATTGAGGCTGGTGGTTTGCTGCTTTGTAGTGGCGGTAGTATATTATGGTCAAAATATTGTGGGATAGGAATTTGA